Proteins co-encoded in one Acidithiobacillus caldus ATCC 51756 genomic window:
- a CDS encoding PilZ domain-containing protein, with translation MDLASYLQLLMPEFQPAVGFAESRICDGRRGAAVILSTDPNDGGHPYVFEGCDATSQNLLFTPARPNFLGDELYRRALLVIEQDGRISMGLSSFLYRHQGQTHFSPPGLVYQRNTRKDKRILIEGDILIRRRDGRTVLARLNDFSPSGASFYTDEPFAVGETFLAEFEVLDCGICETVVTTARREDSPLGVPYRHLVGVKMQLTAAQRKKAEQLYLCKKAESMKRVVDSATSRHG, from the coding sequence ATGGACCTGGCCTCGTATCTTCAGCTGTTGATGCCCGAGTTCCAGCCCGCCGTCGGATTTGCCGAGAGTCGGATATGCGATGGGCGAAGAGGCGCCGCCGTCATCCTCTCGACCGACCCCAACGATGGCGGTCACCCCTACGTTTTCGAGGGCTGCGATGCGACCTCACAGAATCTTTTGTTCACGCCGGCACGCCCCAATTTTCTGGGGGACGAGCTCTACCGGCGCGCCTTGCTCGTCATAGAACAGGATGGCCGCATCAGCATGGGACTGTCGAGCTTTCTGTACCGTCACCAGGGACAGACCCACTTCAGCCCACCCGGCTTGGTCTACCAGCGCAACACGCGCAAGGACAAAAGAATCCTCATCGAAGGAGATATCCTGATTCGGCGTCGGGATGGGCGAACCGTTCTGGCTAGACTAAACGACTTTAGCCCCTCGGGAGCCAGTTTCTACACGGATGAGCCTTTCGCTGTGGGAGAGACCTTCCTGGCCGAGTTTGAGGTTCTGGATTGCGGTATCTGTGAGACCGTAGTAACGACCGCACGGCGTGAGGATTCACCCCTTGGCGTTCCATATCGCCACCTCGTCGGCGTCAAGATGCAGCTCACGGCTGCTCAACGCAAGAAGGCGGAACAACTGTATCTGTGCAAGAAAGCCGAGTCCATGAAACGGGTCGTCGATTCTGCGACGTCTCGTCATGGTTAG
- a CDS encoding EAL domain-containing protein, whose amino-acid sequence MTSGANESTSSPPDFLGLQSSDFQLIERYLGCLEADAPALARAFYDYLLAYPVTAAVFRDFSRIRLDALLQKQAEHIRGLLVSHLDESWQETMRGIGALHYYRGIEPAWVAGAYILYWRHWQQVLQKQVPVKERDPLRDALFRLLIGDLMLQLDGYARASRENDAERLALFDVLLGVLATPRGGKSPRPEGLLQQICEALPHKSSNVRLAGYVVGEAVGEVLIPECLAGLPLPTLQIPKVAGDPCWEAWESGRTIIFPADDPQAPEWIRALRDRVGEIGCFPFRAEDLRGVGLIGVGEKGYFQRVGSAYFDAFSHLGKMVLSLRNQALRDPLTTLPNRALFLDRLDIARNQALRHERLLGVALLDLDGFKQVNDRLGHGAGDQLLQALVQRLQAQLRAGDTLARMGGDEFGLLLPGLERVDDLEVVCERLLAAIREPIKIQGEAVHISGSLGVTLFPLDDGDADTLIRHADMALYAAKEAGRDRCKLHTLAMDESVQAEAGKRILVEQALREDRLVLHYQPIVASVAGVVGVEALLRLRHPEKGLLTPAAFFSSLDNPLLARPIGRFVLDSALRQAAIWQREGLALRIAVNISARHLLDARFLEDLQEALANHASVPPEQLEIEITESAPLLDLAETQKLLNACQALGVRVALDDFGTGNASLTYLQQLPAHSIKIDQGFVRDMLDDPKDLAIVAAVITASRMLGLETIAEGVERAELAALLAKMGCSHLQGYLFAKPLPAEAIPAWVAGFRAIPLSRDALPTMDVLPPILEGHILRVQEFLRALRQERPLPAHVIEANAEEYCHIGRWLRGEGALLFGESPDFVGLLARHERIHRFARAAKSLFDAGDVEKAMHQGELLDLENRSLMRELLVLIKQREYDFTED is encoded by the coding sequence GTGACATCTGGCGCCAACGAATCCACCAGTAGCCCGCCCGATTTTCTCGGGCTGCAGAGTTCGGATTTTCAGCTTATCGAACGCTACCTGGGCTGCCTGGAAGCGGATGCGCCCGCGTTAGCCCGCGCCTTTTACGACTATTTGCTCGCGTACCCTGTCACTGCTGCCGTTTTCCGGGACTTCTCCCGCATTCGCCTGGATGCCCTGCTCCAGAAGCAGGCAGAGCACATCCGCGGGCTTTTGGTCAGTCACCTGGACGAGTCCTGGCAGGAGACCATGCGCGGAATCGGGGCCCTGCACTACTATCGTGGCATAGAGCCCGCCTGGGTCGCCGGCGCCTATATCCTCTACTGGCGCCACTGGCAACAGGTGCTACAGAAGCAAGTCCCGGTAAAGGAGAGGGATCCTCTACGGGATGCCCTGTTCCGCCTGCTGATCGGCGATCTCATGCTTCAGCTCGACGGCTATGCCCGGGCCTCCCGTGAGAACGATGCCGAGCGACTGGCCTTGTTCGATGTCCTGCTGGGTGTTCTCGCTACTCCCCGCGGTGGGAAGTCCCCACGGCCAGAGGGGTTGTTGCAGCAGATTTGCGAGGCTTTACCGCACAAAAGTAGCAACGTGCGCCTGGCCGGTTATGTGGTAGGCGAAGCCGTTGGCGAGGTATTGATTCCAGAATGCTTGGCCGGGCTCCCATTGCCGACACTGCAGATTCCAAAGGTTGCCGGAGATCCCTGCTGGGAGGCATGGGAGAGCGGACGGACGATCATTTTTCCCGCGGACGATCCGCAGGCGCCGGAGTGGATTCGAGCTCTGCGCGATCGTGTTGGGGAAATCGGCTGCTTTCCGTTCAGGGCCGAAGACCTGCGCGGCGTAGGTCTGATTGGCGTGGGCGAGAAGGGCTATTTCCAGCGTGTGGGATCGGCTTATTTCGATGCCTTCAGCCACTTGGGGAAAATGGTACTCTCCCTGCGTAATCAGGCCTTGCGCGACCCCCTTACCACCCTGCCCAACCGTGCCCTTTTCCTGGATCGTTTGGATATTGCCCGTAACCAGGCACTGCGGCATGAGCGGCTATTGGGAGTAGCGCTCCTCGATCTCGATGGATTCAAGCAAGTAAACGATCGTTTGGGCCATGGCGCCGGCGATCAGTTGCTGCAAGCCTTGGTGCAACGGCTGCAGGCGCAGCTGCGGGCTGGGGATACCCTTGCGCGCATGGGTGGCGACGAGTTTGGCCTGCTGCTGCCGGGTCTGGAACGCGTCGACGATCTCGAAGTCGTCTGCGAGCGCCTGCTGGCCGCCATTCGGGAACCCATTAAAATTCAGGGTGAAGCCGTCCACATTTCCGGAAGCCTCGGTGTCACCCTCTTTCCTCTGGACGACGGCGATGCCGACACGCTCATCCGACACGCCGATATGGCGCTCTATGCCGCCAAGGAGGCGGGAAGAGACCGGTGCAAACTGCACACCCTGGCCATGGACGAGTCCGTACAGGCAGAAGCAGGGAAGCGCATCTTGGTGGAGCAGGCTTTGCGGGAGGATCGCTTGGTCCTGCACTATCAACCTATTGTGGCCAGCGTCGCTGGAGTGGTGGGCGTGGAGGCCCTCCTGCGCTTGCGCCACCCCGAAAAAGGGCTGCTTACGCCGGCAGCATTTTTCTCCTCCCTGGACAACCCCCTCCTGGCGCGTCCCATTGGCCGCTTCGTTCTGGATAGCGCGTTGCGGCAGGCAGCTATCTGGCAGAGGGAGGGCTTGGCCCTGCGCATAGCCGTGAATATCAGTGCCCGCCACCTGCTCGATGCCCGTTTCCTGGAAGATTTGCAGGAAGCCTTGGCCAATCACGCGAGCGTGCCGCCGGAACAGTTGGAGATCGAGATCACCGAATCGGCGCCCTTGCTCGATCTTGCGGAAACCCAAAAACTCCTGAACGCGTGCCAGGCCCTTGGGGTACGCGTCGCCCTCGACGACTTCGGTACCGGCAATGCCTCCCTGACCTACCTGCAGCAGCTTCCTGCCCATTCCATCAAGATCGACCAGGGTTTCGTGCGCGATATGCTCGATGATCCCAAGGATCTTGCCATTGTCGCAGCGGTGATCACCGCGAGCCGGATGTTGGGCCTGGAGACGATCGCCGAGGGAGTGGAAAGGGCGGAGCTCGCGGCCCTGCTGGCCAAGATGGGTTGCAGCCACCTGCAAGGATACCTCTTCGCCAAGCCGCTCCCGGCGGAAGCCATCCCCGCCTGGGTTGCCGGTTTTCGGGCCATTCCCCTCAGCAGGGACGCCTTACCTACCATGGATGTCCTGCCGCCGATCTTGGAGGGGCATATCCTGCGCGTGCAGGAGTTCCTCCGTGCCCTGCGCCAGGAACGTCCACTCCCCGCCCACGTCATAGAAGCGAATGCCGAGGAGTATTGCCACATCGGGCGATGGCTGAGGGGAGAGGGCGCGCTCCTCTTTGGCGAATCACCGGATTTCGTGGGTCTCCTTGCCCGCCACGAACGCATCCATCGGTTCGCCCGCGCGGCCAAGTCCCTTTTCGATGCTGGGGACGTGGAGAAGGCCATGCATCAAGGAGAACTCCTGGATCTGGAGAATCGCTCGCTGATGCGCGAGTTATTGGTCCTGATAAAGCAACGGGAATACGATTTCACGGAAGACTGA
- a CDS encoding YtxH domain-containing protein: MEYDEEDRGLGYGALGTALFAGALAGAAVALLFAPQAGERTREQLRRQANRAWDRMAASRERMNARVEELLDTIAIYSEELVEKGKELSEKERARLNDGIAMARNELDRLRRKLARLD; the protein is encoded by the coding sequence ATGGAATACGACGAGGAAGATCGCGGTCTGGGATACGGCGCACTGGGGACGGCCCTCTTTGCCGGAGCGCTCGCGGGAGCCGCCGTCGCCCTGCTCTTTGCCCCGCAGGCGGGCGAGCGTACCCGTGAGCAATTGCGCCGGCAGGCCAACCGCGCCTGGGATCGCATGGCCGCCTCGCGCGAGCGCATGAACGCCCGTGTGGAAGAGTTGCTGGATACCATCGCCATCTACAGCGAGGAGCTGGTGGAGAAGGGCAAGGAACTATCCGAAAAGGAGCGCGCGCGCCTCAACGATGGCATAGCCATGGCGCGCAACGAACTGGACCGTCTGCGCCGCAAGCTCGCCCGCCTGGATTGA
- a CDS encoding alpha-D-glucose phosphate-specific phosphoglucomutase encodes MPIATVPTTPFPDQRPGTSGLRKKVTVFQQAHYLENFVQAIFDVLPDRQGKTLVLGGDGRYYNREAIQIILRMAAANGWGRVLVGRDGLLSTPAVSALIRRNLAHGGIILSASHNPGGPDHDFGIKYNVSNGGPAPESVTEAIWARSKRIDRYYIVTGVPEVDLGSLGSSHCGEMVVEVIDPVQNYAELMESLFDFDALSRLLRGPFRMRFDALHAITGPYAHEILERRLGAPAGTVVHGEPLPDFGGAHPDPNLVYAKELADALLTGEELDFGAASDGDGDRNMILGRGIFVTPSDSLAVLAAGATCIPAYRQGLSGVARSMPTSQAVDAVAQRLGIPHYETPTGWKFFGNLLDAGAITFCGEESFGTGSNHVREKDGLWAVLAWLSILAARGQGVAEILTQHWRDHGRHYYTRHDYEDLPAEVGADLMAAVTHQLPVLSGQKLAGREVRLADDFAYTDPVDGSHSLHQGIRILFDDGSRLIFRLSGTGTSGATLRIYHETPVADVQRQLQNPQRVLQDLIRLGRELCRLEALSGRTQPTVIT; translated from the coding sequence GTGCCCATCGCCACCGTCCCGACCACGCCTTTTCCGGATCAGCGTCCGGGCACCTCTGGCCTGCGCAAGAAGGTGACCGTTTTTCAGCAGGCGCACTACCTGGAAAACTTCGTTCAGGCCATTTTCGATGTGCTGCCCGATCGCCAGGGCAAGACCCTGGTCCTGGGTGGCGATGGCCGCTACTACAATCGCGAGGCCATTCAGATCATCCTGCGCATGGCGGCGGCCAATGGCTGGGGCCGGGTGCTGGTGGGAAGGGATGGTCTGCTCTCCACCCCGGCGGTGTCGGCACTGATCCGTCGCAACCTGGCCCACGGCGGCATCATACTGTCGGCTTCCCACAATCCGGGCGGGCCGGATCACGACTTTGGCATCAAGTACAATGTCAGCAACGGCGGTCCGGCACCGGAGTCGGTGACCGAGGCCATCTGGGCACGCAGCAAGCGTATCGATCGCTACTACATCGTCACGGGGGTCCCGGAAGTGGATCTCGGCAGCCTGGGCAGCAGCCACTGTGGTGAGATGGTGGTGGAGGTCATCGACCCCGTCCAGAATTATGCCGAGCTCATGGAGAGCCTCTTTGACTTCGACGCACTCTCGCGCCTGCTGCGCGGCCCTTTCCGCATGCGCTTCGATGCCCTGCACGCCATCACCGGACCCTACGCCCACGAGATTCTGGAAAGGCGTCTGGGAGCACCGGCGGGGACGGTCGTGCACGGCGAGCCGCTGCCGGATTTCGGCGGTGCGCACCCCGACCCCAATCTGGTCTATGCCAAGGAACTGGCTGATGCCCTGCTCACGGGCGAGGAGCTGGATTTTGGCGCGGCTTCGGATGGCGATGGCGATCGGAACATGATCCTTGGCCGCGGCATCTTTGTCACTCCCAGCGACTCCCTGGCCGTCCTGGCCGCGGGGGCGACCTGCATCCCCGCCTATCGCCAGGGCTTGAGCGGTGTCGCCCGCTCCATGCCCACCAGTCAGGCGGTGGATGCCGTCGCCCAGCGCCTGGGTATTCCCCACTACGAAACGCCGACGGGCTGGAAGTTTTTCGGCAACCTGCTGGACGCCGGCGCCATCACCTTCTGCGGCGAGGAAAGCTTCGGCACCGGCTCCAATCACGTACGCGAAAAGGACGGGCTGTGGGCAGTGCTGGCCTGGCTCTCCATCCTCGCTGCCCGCGGCCAAGGCGTGGCAGAGATCCTTACCCAGCACTGGCGTGACCATGGCCGCCATTACTACACCCGACACGACTACGAGGATCTGCCGGCGGAGGTGGGCGCCGACCTGATGGCAGCGGTCACCCACCAGCTACCCGTGCTCTCCGGCCAGAAGCTCGCCGGCCGGGAGGTTCGTCTGGCCGACGATTTCGCCTATACTGATCCTGTGGATGGCAGCCACAGCTTGCATCAGGGGATACGCATCCTGTTCGACGATGGTTCCCGTCTGATCTTCCGCCTGTCGGGAACGGGAACCTCGGGAGCCACCCTGCGCATCTACCATGAGACGCCGGTAGCGGATGTCCAGCGACAGCTGCAGAATCCGCAGCGCGTGCTGCAGGATCTCATCCGGCTGGGACGGGAGCTTTGCCGTCTGGAGGCGCTATCGGGTCGTACACAGCCTACGGTCATCACCTGA
- a CDS encoding diiron oxygenase yields MNRPESLPSSAVIRHHHEALLLRLNAHSSHYRDPVSAVAWDSLRFDAPWLPESLLSLYGLPEFDALSVEERIRLSQAEFVAFCELGLWLEALFIERLGRNRLAEMYRDPAAYRYQLHEMREEIGHSLMFLELQRRAQIPFMSSARDRPRLASAFARFAPEGSAAFWATILVGENIPDRLNRRIFADKELPAAVLAITQIHMREEARHMAFARATIQERSRRLSAWQKRLLSPLLRRVIHQFLHTCFFPSANVYAAAGLAEPVLLARRVRHNPHRRRLMDECAAPSRDFLRSQGFSL; encoded by the coding sequence ATGAACCGTCCAGAGTCGCTACCGTCGTCTGCTGTCATTCGCCACCACCACGAGGCCTTGCTTTTGCGTCTGAACGCGCACAGCAGCCACTATCGTGATCCGGTTTCGGCCGTTGCCTGGGACAGCCTGCGCTTCGATGCGCCCTGGCTCCCCGAGTCGCTCCTTTCCCTTTATGGCTTGCCGGAGTTCGATGCCCTGAGCGTCGAGGAACGTATCCGACTCTCGCAAGCAGAATTCGTGGCTTTCTGTGAACTGGGCCTGTGGCTCGAGGCGCTGTTCATCGAGCGTCTTGGACGCAATCGTCTGGCAGAGATGTATCGCGACCCCGCCGCCTACCGCTATCAGCTCCACGAGATGCGTGAGGAGATCGGCCACAGCTTGATGTTTCTGGAACTGCAAAGGCGTGCACAGATTCCCTTCATGTCCAGCGCCCGGGACCGGCCGCGCCTGGCGAGTGCCTTCGCGCGCTTCGCTCCCGAGGGGTCGGCGGCTTTCTGGGCCACCATCCTGGTGGGGGAAAACATCCCCGACCGCCTCAACCGGCGGATTTTTGCGGACAAGGAACTGCCTGCAGCGGTACTCGCCATCACCCAGATCCACATGCGCGAGGAGGCCCGGCACATGGCCTTCGCCCGCGCCACGATCCAGGAGCGCAGTCGACGTCTAAGCGCCTGGCAAAAGCGTCTCCTGAGTCCGCTGCTGCGGCGGGTGATCCACCAATTCCTGCACACCTGCTTTTTCCCCTCCGCCAATGTCTACGCTGCCGCAGGTCTCGCCGAGCCAGTGCTGCTTGCCCGCCGCGTGCGCCACAATCCCCATCGGCGACGGCTCATGGACGAATGCGCGGCCCCCAGTCGAGATTTTCTCCGCAGCCAAGGCTTTTCCCTATGA
- the ffh gene encoding signal recognition particle protein produces the protein MFDNLTQKLSQSFRNLRGQGRLSEDNIRDALRDVRMALLEADVALPVVKDFIQAVRERALGEEVTRSLTPGQVFIKIVHDELVALMGATNDRLDLQVRPPAVILLAGLQGSGKTTTAAKLALWLTEREKKRVLLVSTDVYRPAAMDQLRNLGRDIGVEVFPSDPSQAPLTIARDALAEAQRKVMDVLIVDTAGRLHVDEEMMREAKDLAAVVQPAELLFVVDAMTGQDAVNTAKAFDAALPLTGVILTKADGDARGGAALSIRAVTGKPIKFIGVGEKVRKGLEPFHPDRMASRILGMGDIVSLVEQVQQDVDQEQAQRMTEKLRKGKGFDLEDFREQLRQLERMGGMASLMDKLPGMGELSAEAQSALADQKPMRRLEAIINSMTPQERRHPEIIKASRRRRIAAGSGTTVTEVNRLLKQFEMMQKMFKKMGKGGKGLGRLLGMNPRNLLKGGLPFS, from the coding sequence ATGTTCGACAATCTCACCCAGAAGCTCAGCCAAAGCTTTCGCAACCTGCGTGGTCAGGGGCGGCTCAGCGAGGACAACATCCGCGATGCCCTGCGCGACGTGCGCATGGCCTTGCTCGAGGCCGACGTAGCCCTGCCGGTGGTCAAGGACTTCATTCAGGCGGTGCGCGAGCGGGCGCTGGGTGAGGAGGTCACCCGCAGCCTCACGCCGGGGCAGGTCTTCATCAAGATCGTCCACGATGAACTGGTGGCGCTCATGGGTGCCACCAACGATCGCTTGGATCTGCAGGTACGGCCACCGGCCGTCATCCTCCTGGCCGGTCTGCAAGGTTCGGGCAAGACCACTACGGCGGCAAAACTTGCCCTGTGGCTGACGGAGCGGGAGAAGAAAAGGGTCTTGTTGGTCAGCACGGACGTCTACCGTCCGGCGGCCATGGACCAGCTGCGCAATCTGGGCCGCGACATCGGCGTCGAGGTCTTTCCCAGTGACCCCAGCCAGGCTCCGCTCACGATCGCGCGGGACGCCCTGGCCGAGGCGCAGCGCAAGGTCATGGACGTGCTCATCGTCGACACCGCCGGTCGTCTCCATGTGGACGAGGAGATGATGCGCGAGGCCAAGGATCTCGCCGCCGTCGTCCAGCCGGCGGAGCTCCTTTTCGTGGTGGATGCCATGACGGGACAGGACGCCGTCAACACCGCCAAGGCCTTCGACGCCGCCTTGCCGTTGACGGGGGTCATCCTCACCAAGGCGGACGGAGACGCGCGCGGCGGTGCGGCCCTATCCATCCGCGCCGTCACCGGTAAGCCCATCAAGTTCATCGGTGTGGGCGAAAAGGTGCGCAAGGGTCTGGAGCCTTTCCATCCCGATCGCATGGCGTCCCGCATTCTCGGCATGGGCGATATCGTCAGCCTGGTGGAGCAGGTGCAGCAGGACGTCGACCAGGAGCAGGCCCAGCGCATGACGGAAAAGCTGCGCAAGGGCAAGGGCTTCGACCTGGAGGATTTTCGGGAGCAGCTGCGTCAACTGGAGCGCATGGGTGGCATGGCCAGTCTGATGGACAAGCTTCCGGGCATGGGTGAACTGTCGGCCGAGGCGCAGAGCGCCCTCGCCGACCAGAAACCCATGCGCCGGCTGGAGGCCATCATCAACTCCATGACGCCGCAGGAGCGCCGTCACCCCGAGATCATCAAGGCCTCGCGCCGCCGCCGCATTGCCGCCGGCTCCGGCACCACGGTGACCGAGGTCAACCGTCTCCTCAAGCAGTTCGAGATGATGCAGAAGATGTTCAAGAAGATGGGTAAAGGCGGCAAGGGCTTGGGGCGTCTTCTGGGTATGAATCCCCGGAACCTTTTGAAAGGTGGTCTGCCCTTTTCTTGA
- the rpsP gene encoding 30S ribosomal protein S16, giving the protein MVVIRMARGGAKKRPFYHIVVADSRSRRDGRFIERLGFYNPIANPSELRIDKERAAYWLAQGAQPSDTVARFLKQEGVSRAGATA; this is encoded by the coding sequence ATGGTAGTCATTCGTATGGCAAGGGGCGGCGCCAAGAAGCGGCCTTTCTACCACATCGTGGTGGCCGACAGCCGCTCCCGCCGGGATGGGCGCTTCATCGAGCGCTTGGGTTTCTACAATCCCATCGCCAACCCGTCGGAGCTGCGCATCGACAAGGAACGAGCAGCGTATTGGTTGGCCCAGGGTGCCCAGCCCTCGGATACCGTGGCGCGCTTCCTCAAGCAGGAAGGCGTGAGCAGGGCAGGTGCCACAGCCTGA
- the rimM gene encoding ribosome maturation factor RimM (Essential for efficient processing of 16S rRNA) has protein sequence MPQPEDAWTVLGRISGVYGVRGWVKVFSFTQSREGILDYPLWHLGSARRPVRVLEGRLQAGGVVAHLEGIDDRDTAAALVGQDITVPVSALPALPDGEFYWFQLQGLAVVNLDDERLGTVAGLLETGANDVLVVHDAQGTEILIPWDAHAAAGVDLEQGRITVDWQRDW, from the coding sequence GTGCCACAGCCTGAAGATGCCTGGACCGTCCTCGGACGGATCTCGGGGGTGTACGGCGTCCGCGGTTGGGTCAAGGTCTTCTCCTTCACCCAAAGTCGCGAAGGTATCCTCGACTATCCACTCTGGCATCTGGGAAGTGCGCGCAGGCCCGTCCGGGTGCTGGAGGGCCGCCTTCAGGCCGGTGGCGTAGTCGCTCATCTGGAAGGGATCGATGACCGCGATACGGCCGCGGCTTTGGTCGGACAGGATATAACGGTGCCGGTGTCGGCCCTGCCGGCCCTGCCCGACGGGGAGTTTTACTGGTTTCAGTTGCAGGGCCTTGCGGTGGTCAATCTGGACGATGAACGATTGGGCACCGTGGCCGGACTTCTGGAGACCGGCGCCAACGATGTGCTGGTGGTGCACGATGCGCAAGGGACGGAAATCCTCATCCCCTGGGATGCACACGCAGCCGCCGGAGTCGACTTGGAACAGGGCCGGATTACCGTGGATTGGCAGCGGGACTGGTGA
- the trmD gene encoding tRNA (guanosine(37)-N1)-methyltransferase TrmD: MRFDVISIFPQLIEQYLQEGVVGRGLAQGHFRLGLWNPRDFSTLAHRRVDDRPFGGGPGMVMMAPPLLAAIAAAREANPGAPVIYLSPQGKVLNQGALQRFAGCDGLILLAGRYEGIDERVMSAVDEEWSIGDYVLAGGELPALVLMEGVARLLPGVLGHPDSAGEDSFAHSGLLDCPHYTRPERVGTQEVPAVLLSGDHRRIARWRLRQALRRSLERRPDLMQARGLSAEERALLEQEEN, translated from the coding sequence ATGCGCTTTGATGTCATCAGCATCTTTCCACAGCTCATCGAGCAGTACCTGCAAGAGGGCGTGGTCGGTCGCGGTCTGGCTCAGGGACATTTCCGCCTGGGGCTGTGGAATCCTAGGGATTTCAGCACCCTGGCTCATCGTCGGGTAGACGATCGCCCCTTCGGTGGGGGGCCGGGCATGGTGATGATGGCGCCTCCCCTGTTGGCGGCCATTGCTGCCGCCCGGGAAGCCAACCCTGGAGCGCCGGTGATTTACCTGTCGCCCCAGGGAAAAGTATTGAACCAGGGCGCGCTGCAGCGCTTTGCGGGCTGCGATGGCTTGATCTTGCTGGCCGGACGTTACGAGGGCATAGACGAGCGGGTCATGTCGGCGGTGGATGAAGAGTGGTCCATCGGCGATTACGTGCTCGCCGGTGGGGAACTCCCAGCCCTGGTGCTCATGGAGGGGGTGGCGCGACTCTTGCCTGGAGTCCTCGGGCATCCGGATTCCGCCGGGGAAGACAGCTTCGCGCACAGTGGCCTGCTGGACTGCCCTCACTACACGCGGCCGGAGCGAGTCGGTACGCAGGAGGTACCCGCCGTGTTGTTGTCCGGGGACCATCGCCGTATCGCCCGCTGGCGTCTGCGGCAGGCGCTGCGGCGCAGTTTGGAGCGCCGCCCGGATCTAATGCAGGCCCGGGGGCTGAGCGCCGAGGAACGCGCCCTGTTGGAGCAAGAGGAAAACTGA
- the rplS gene encoding 50S ribosomal protein L19, protein MNVIDAINQEEMGADLPAFGAGDTVAVHVKVKEGDRERVQIFEGICIARRNRGLHSAFTVRKISNGEGVERVFPAQSPALVKVEVKRRGDVRRAKLYYLRNLSGKAARIKEKLG, encoded by the coding sequence ATGAACGTCATCGATGCAATCAACCAGGAAGAAATGGGTGCGGATTTGCCGGCTTTTGGTGCCGGTGACACCGTTGCCGTACACGTCAAGGTCAAGGAAGGCGACCGCGAACGCGTTCAGATATTCGAGGGTATCTGCATTGCCCGGCGCAACCGCGGCCTGCATTCGGCCTTCACGGTGCGCAAGATCTCCAACGGCGAGGGTGTGGAGCGGGTTTTCCCTGCCCAGTCGCCGGCGTTGGTCAAGGTAGAGGTGAAGCGGCGCGGCGATGTTCGCCGTGCCAAGCTCTACTACCTGCGCAACCTGTCGGGTAAGGCCGCTCGGATCAAGGAAAAGCTGGGCTGA
- a CDS encoding methylated-DNA--[protein]-cysteine S-methyltransferase → MDTSAGVPGAEPSLICRYWQPEWGGIEAQFRDGNLIRLAFAEAPAAVFPGMPPTAPFPAPLQALLQSYFSGMAMATEDALRVVPIRLHGTPFQERVWAALTEIPHGQTRSYGQLARALGSAPRAVGQACKANPIAILVPCHRVLAAAGLGGYAGARDGPALARKAALLHLEGAI, encoded by the coding sequence GTGGATACATCCGCTGGTGTTCCAGGCGCTGAACCGAGTCTGATCTGCCGGTATTGGCAGCCCGAGTGGGGCGGAATCGAGGCCCAGTTCCGCGATGGCAACCTGATCCGATTGGCCTTTGCTGAGGCACCTGCAGCCGTGTTCCCAGGGATGCCGCCCACGGCACCTTTCCCGGCACCCCTTCAAGCGCTTTTGCAGAGCTACTTTTCCGGCATGGCCATGGCGACGGAGGACGCCCTGCGCGTCGTCCCTATCCGCCTTCACGGTACTCCCTTTCAAGAGCGCGTCTGGGCCGCCCTGACGGAGATCCCCCACGGCCAGACCCGCAGCTACGGGCAGCTGGCGCGCGCCTTGGGCAGCGCGCCTCGAGCCGTGGGCCAAGCCTGCAAGGCTAACCCCATTGCCATCCTGGTCCCCTGTCATCGTGTGCTTGCCGCTGCGGGGCTGGGCGGTTATGCGGGCGCCCGCGACGGTCCGGCCCTGGCCCGCAAGGCGGCCCTGCTGCATCTGGAGGGCGCCATTTGA